From Cytophagales bacterium, the proteins below share one genomic window:
- a CDS encoding carboxypeptidase-like regulatory domain-containing protein, giving the protein MRSVLFSFLVFSCLSSAGQVLLKGKIVETDGEPIPFVNIGIVDTHIGTISELNGEFELLVPAEYVGQNLLVSCVGYHRQRFNIQEIKDQELEVILKENVSQLQEIVITEKRDKPKIEKVGGVYSTASRFMTDVDYAGSAIAQKVKTEFDTTFIHWVSLGYSSRLKDVKMRIKFLGVDEEGKPGEEIIPKEIIVDLLPYDGFTKFDLEDDFLFLTEKEFFVQFEPLILKEDRQNIYKVMSWALKEHPKEVFFDDRGELIVNSDKIDLHFTKFKIFGKIGNTTYYRTSSFGKWYPSEELSAKIGISDGSSPVEESLTKAGVLSMFKWSGKKKKQQEQKSSVTDYEADQTWSYGSLADYLKRIGTLTVTGAGDFVKVYVRQTGSGSILTSNEPIFIVDNTNMGRGYSSVAASVDVNLIKSVRVLNSLTQTALYGEQGNNGVIIISTGG; this is encoded by the coding sequence ATGAGAAGCGTTTTATTTAGTTTCCTTGTTTTTAGCTGCCTGAGCAGTGCGGGCCAGGTGTTACTCAAGGGTAAGATCGTCGAAACCGATGGTGAACCGATTCCATTTGTGAATATTGGCATTGTGGACACCCATATCGGGACCATTTCCGAACTCAATGGCGAATTCGAACTGCTGGTGCCGGCGGAATACGTCGGTCAAAACTTGTTGGTCTCCTGTGTCGGTTATCATCGGCAGCGTTTCAATATCCAGGAAATCAAGGACCAGGAGTTAGAGGTGATTTTAAAGGAGAATGTTTCCCAATTACAAGAGATTGTGATCACTGAAAAACGTGACAAGCCCAAAATCGAAAAAGTAGGAGGGGTCTATTCCACCGCTTCCCGATTCATGACCGATGTGGATTACGCAGGTTCGGCCATTGCGCAAAAAGTCAAGACGGAGTTCGATACCACTTTTATCCATTGGGTCAGCCTGGGGTATTCCAGTAGGTTAAAGGACGTGAAGATGCGGATCAAGTTCCTTGGTGTTGATGAGGAAGGAAAGCCAGGTGAGGAGATCATCCCTAAAGAGATCATCGTGGACTTATTGCCTTACGATGGATTCACCAAATTCGACCTGGAAGACGACTTTCTGTTCCTGACTGAAAAAGAGTTTTTTGTTCAGTTTGAACCTTTGATCCTGAAAGAAGATCGGCAGAATATCTATAAAGTCATGTCCTGGGCATTGAAAGAACACCCGAAAGAAGTGTTTTTTGATGACAGAGGAGAGTTGATTGTAAATAGCGATAAAATAGATCTGCACTTCACAAAATTCAAAATCTTTGGTAAGATTGGTAACACCACCTATTACAGAACCAGTTCTTTTGGTAAATGGTACCCAAGTGAAGAACTCTCGGCCAAAATTGGCATATCGGACGGTTCTTCGCCAGTGGAAGAAAGCCTGACGAAGGCAGGTGTGCTTTCCATGTTCAAATGGTCCGGGAAAAAGAAAAAGCAACAAGAACAAAAATCCTCTGTTACAGATTATGAGGCAGACCAGACCTGGAGTTATGGATCATTGGCTGATTACCTGAAACGAATAGGGACCTTGACCGTGACTGGTGCAGGGGATTTTGTGAAGGTTTATGTGCGACAAACGGGTAGCGGTTCTATCTTGACAAGCAATGAACCCATTTTCATCGTGGATAATACCAACATGGGTAGGGGTTATTCATCTGTTGCTGCCAGTGTGGATGTCAATCTTATTAAATCTGTACGAGTACTCAACAGCCTGACACAAACCGCGCTTTATGGGGAGCAAGGAAACAACGGTGTGATCATAATATCTACCGGAGGATAG